The Glycine max cultivar Williams 82 chromosome 12, Glycine_max_v4.0, whole genome shotgun sequence genome window below encodes:
- the FNSII-2 gene encoding flavone synthase II, translating into MISESLLLVFLIVFISASLLKLLFVRKNKPKAHLKYPPSPPAIPIIGHLHLLKPLIHHSFRDLCLRYGPLLSLRIGSVKFIVASTPSLAKEFLKTNELTYSSRKMNMAINTVTYHNATFAFAPYDTYWKFMKKLSTTELLGNKTLGHFLPIRTQEVHDFIQILFHKSKAQESVNLTEALLRLSNNVISRMMLSIKSSGTDSQAEQARALVREVTRIFGEFNVSDFLGFCKNMDLQSFRKRALDIHKRYDALLEKIISDREELRRKSKEEGCEDGGDEKVKDFLDILLDVSEQKECEVQLTRNHVKSLILDYFTAATDTTAISVEWTIAELFNNPKVLKKAQEEVEKVTGNKRLVCEADISNLPYIHAIIKETMRLHPPIPMITRKGIEDCVVNGNMIPKGSIVCVNIWAMGRDPNIWKNPLEFMPERFLEGEGSAIDTKGHHFELLPFGSGRRGCPGMPLAMRELPTFIGALILCFEWKMFGSQGEILDHGKSLINMDERPGLTAPRANDLIGIPVARLNPTSFPQV; encoded by the exons ATGATATCTGAGTCCCTCTTGTTAGTATTCCTCATTGTCTTCATTTCTGCTTCCCTTCTCAAACTCTTGTTTGTgagaaaaaacaaaccaaagGCTCACTTGAAGTACCCTCCAAGCCCCCCAGCAATACCCATAATAGGTCATCTCCACCTCCTTAAACCACTCATCCATCACTCATTCCGAGACCTTTGTCTCCGATATGGGCCCCTCCTAAGCCTTCGAATTGGTTCCGTTAAGTTCATAGTTGCAAGCACCCCATCACTCGCCAAAGAGTTTCTCAAGACCAACGAGCTCACATACTCTTCCCGCAAAATGAACATGGCCATCAACACGGTCACCTACCACAACGCCACTTTCGCGTTTGCACCTTACGACACTTACTGGAAGTTCATGAAAAAACTAAGCACCACTGAGCTCTTGGGAAACAAAACCCTCGGACACTTCCTACCTATTCGAACTCAGGAAGTTCATGACtttattcaaattttgttcCATAAATCAAAGGCCCAAGAGAGCGTGAACCTCACCGAAGCGCTTTTGAGGCTTTCCAACAACGTCATATCGCGGATGATGTTGAGCATTAAGAGCTCCGGAACTGATAGTCAGGCAGAGCAGGCACGGGCTTTGGTTCGTGAAGTGACGCGGATTTTCGGGGAGTTTAACGTGTCGGATTTCTTAGGGTTTTGCAAAAACATGGACTTGCAAAGTTTCAGGAAGAGGGCATTGGACATACATAAGAGGTACGATGCTCTGCTAGAGAAGATCATCTCTGATCGTGAGGAGTTGAGAAGGAAATCAAAGGAAGAGGGTTGTGAAGATGGAGGTGATGAGAAAGTTAAGGATTTTCTTGACATTTTGCTGGATGTTTCTGAGCAGAAAGAATGCGAGGTCCAGTTAACTCGGAACCATGTCAAATCATTGATCTTG GATTATTTTACGGCAGCTACTGACACAACTGCCATATCAGTGGAATGGACAATAGCAGAACTATTCAACAATCCAAAGGTGTTGAAGAAAGCTCAAGAGGAGGTAGAGAAAGTCACCGGAAACAAGCGATTAGTGTGTGAAGCAGACATTTCAAACCTCCCTTATATTCATGCCATCATTAAAGAAACAATGAGACTTCACCCGCCAATACCAATGATTACGAGGAAAGGAATCGAAGACTGCGTGGTTAATGGAAACATGATTCCAAAAGGTTCAATAGTTTGCGTAAACATTTGGGCTATGGGGAGGGACCCAAATATCTGGAAGAACCCTTTAGAATTCATGCCAGAGAGGTTTCTAGAAGGTGAAGGAAGTGCTATAGATACCAAAGGGCATCATTTTGAGTTGTTGCCATTTGGTAGTGGAAGGAGAGGGTGTCCTGGAATGCCTTTGGCCATGCGTGAATTGCCCACTTTCATTGGAGCACTCATACTGTGTTTTGAGTGGAAGATGTTTGGTTCACAAGGTGAAATCTTAGACCACGGAAAAAGTTTAATCAACATGGATGAACGACCAGGATTGACTGCTCCAAGGGCCAATGATCTTATTGGCATTCCTGTTGCACGATTGAATCCCACCTCTTTTCCTCAAGTGTAG